The nucleotide window gtagtccaagagatcgggactgttgTCTAACTTCTCTTCGATTATAAGTTGGAATCACATAAGACTACCAGACagattatataaaattatgtaCAAAAGAATATGAAAATATCCCCTAATGTCAAGGGAATTGCACGTATAGAGATTGcattaaaaatagataaatagATAAATGATAGATGATGATGAGTGAGCTTTAGAGGGTTCGTTTGGTAGGAGAGAAAAAAGGGGAAATATCTCTAACATGGACATTATATCAGAAATAATCCCCCTCACCTAAGGATCTAAAAATGAAGTCATGTGAGGTCCTTTTTAATAACGGTCCTTAGATTAATCTATGAACACACTAAACCTATGAGATCGtcccataaaaaaatttcttaatttcCACCCATATCTATTAgtttttggaaagaaaaaaaaaagcaagatTAAGCAATGCTAATCTCAGCATCAACGTAGATAAACAAGAGATGCCATCAGAAATGTGACAAAGAAACAAGCCATAATCACGTGAATCAATACAAATTACATACACGTATTATATGTGATTAAAATAAATGATAAATCTCACGAATACAGATAGTGGTATAGCTTTCGACTTTGTTGGAAGAGATTTCAAGTTTAGATTTCCTTCCTAGGtcagaaatgaaaacaaaaaacaaaaaaacaaaagacataCAAAAAGAGATTCAAATGGACCCTCCAGTGATCGAAGTAAAATTATGTATgtataaaggaaaaagaaatgataTAGAATGATATTCTTAATTCAAcatgtcttttttcttctcttacgCTGCAGACACTTGCAATAACTCCCAATGGCTAACATCCAAGATTCCACAGtagttttcattgttttttttcttaatgtgATGCAACTGATTTTGATTGTACTTTGACAGGGAAAAGCTTCGGAACCTTCGGCCCAAATTGTATACTCTTTTCCTAGTGTTCAGTCGACACAAGATGGATACCCAATATATAAgcctaaattataaaaaaatctatataaaatagattttagaaacacatccaaatctcatttacaacataataaaaaggcttttaaattcttttaatttacaaaactgtcattgatttcttaaaacaaaccaaaccctaaaacctttgaaaaaaatacccaaaacacttaatagggcatcaaagtaatttaataatcaaaattaaattcaatataactagctgtcattttttgggttttttttttgaatttgtttatagaaattaaatggtgtatagtttatctatattattagtgctaagaatggatatatgactaaatatctctattttGAAACCCTACATTCCATAAAAACTACAAACTGCAAATCAAACTTCTTTTATGACTTGGCTGGCTTAAACAACTCAAACAATCATCATTTCATAGCtgcctgaaaaagaaaaaaaataggtcTTGCAAACACTGCCTTGGAAGATAATTGAATGATTTCAGAACATATTATTATACAGACAACCTCTGCCCTTTTAAAGAGCACTCCCCAGTCATATCGACAAGTTACATCCACATCTAGGTTTAGAACTTTTGACAATAGAGGGAGCTCAAGGCTAATAACAAAATTGGAAGCTCCATGCGGTGATGGTATAAATGAGCTACTCCACCTAGGCCATCTCCCTTAAAGCCGGCTCTATCTACCACATATTGATGTCAAGATCATAAGAATCCAGTTGGCAAACTTTAGTACTCAAATACCAGACATGTATCAGGATAGGcaaaagtgaaaatttcagcactcaaatgattttttattttttttttacaatattCTTTCCTGATTTCCGTTGTTGCTCAATCTTTACCTCTTCTGTGATTCCGTGAAAAAGGGAATCGCGAGCAATGCAACTAATGTATACTGAGATTATCAACATTGTCTTCATGTTCATCAGATATTGTATTCTGTGGTTTCTTTTGAAATGAATCCTCGTCATACACTGTACCATCTGAGTCGTGATCAGTACTCCACTTCCTTTTCATGATTTTGGGAACCAAGCGGGTCACCTCTTTGGTCTCCACTGTCGCAGCATCATTCTCTATCCTTTCAAATCGAACAGAACCGACCTTTCTGGCATTTCCTGCTAGTATCTGCCCCAAAAGAACAATAGCAACACTGATATTACTCTTGTAGGAGTTAaggatagttttttttttttcctaatgcTAAATAATCCAAGGCATACCAAATCTCCCCCAGCCCACCACCAAATACATGATTGACCAACTCAAGATCATCTAGAATTTAACACATGCAAAGAACTAAATGGAGCAAAATCTTCATCATAcctcaattttaaaaatttggtgcttttcttttttatcctTTTTATCCTTTTTATCCTGGTTGTCAGACTTGGACTCATCAATCTCCTCTTCAATTTCCTTTTCAAGGACTACTTTGATGCTCTCCCCCGTCCTTGGGATATATCCAAATGCCTCACATATAAACCCTGATACTGTTTCATATTGATGACCCTGTAAACAAGAAGTGAAAGGTGAGAGATCAATGTATGTGCCAAAATTGATGGACAAtgtcaattacaattaaacACATATTACCGATACTTTTTAAAATGTCtacattgaaaacaaaaacagatcaCAATTGGGAAAAGAAATCTTCTGTATTACTTTATGCTTTGATTATCAATAATGAACAGAAATTAACGAGCTCTTGCAAAGTATTACGATTCAGCTCTCAATTCAGCTCTCAAGTCATAATCATAATTATTAGGTAAGGATAATAATGGTTGGggaattcttttttctttttttctctgaaGAATGGCTGAGGGTTAAGATgcctgtgttttttttatacaaatgataTTGGGGGATGGGAGATTCAAACATAGGACATCTGATACAGGGGTAACCGCTCTTAGCTCTgaaccacttgagctacaaggcCCTCAAAAGATGCATGTATTTAAACGGAGGAAATATACGATACCTATAAACCTGTACTCCAAACAAGCAAATCAGCTCTCTAATATTAACAGTGGACAAGAAATGCTACTTCATATGTGGACAGCTGTTCATCAGAAGATTTTGACTACTATATGAAACACAGCCAATTTCTTGTTAATAGTTGTTTCTCATGCAAGAGTTCTATTGAATCTGTTGATCATTTGATTATTCACAGCACAGTGGCTTTGGAGAAGTGGTTCTGTTTTCTCTTGTTTAGAGTTTCTTGAGTTTTGCCAATTCTTTTGTGAATGTGCTGTCAGTGCTGCAAATTTTGTTTCCCAACAGATATAAGGTGTGCAAGGCTGAACATTTGTTGGGTACTAGGGTTGTGCCCCCACGGGGCCTAGGTGCTTTCTagatttctaatatttttctatttagtaaaataaataaataatagctACATGGTATGGTCTAGTTATATCccattacaataaaatatgACAATGAACAAGCATATTTCCAGAATATATGAGAATGCTCCATTGCTCAAAGACAACAGATAGAACCATTATagcaaactaattaattaatcaaatggaGATACTGACTAGGATAGATTTCCCTTGGCTGGTCATAATAGAAAGGTCCAGAGAGAATAGGTACGGTGTGATCACATatagataaatttcaaaaccaATATTCAGGATTTTACGTTCGCAAGGATAAATACCTCGGGCATCTTCACATTTAGATCTTCAGAGAGCTGGTCAATAGATGTGTTTGCATCCACATCAAATATACCCTCTGCACGCATTACAATGTAGCCAGTTTTTTTCTGAATCTCCTCCTGGTCCAGCATCAATAATTTCAGTAAGGAATTAAAAATATGATGATATCAACCAGCCATCACaactgatttttctttttccaaaatattagcattaccaattatattgagAACAATAGTTTTGTGTGTTTATGGTTCTAAAAGAGTTGCACTCATTTAAGGGGTTAGAAGATCTCCCAGTAAGTGAGGGCTCATTTCTTAAGCATTATATTTGCCAGGACAAAGAAAATCGTTTTTCACTTGTCTGACCGAAAAAACCTTCTTTGATTTTGTAGCTTTCTAAtgcaataattttttgttatgcaTACCAGCATATGGGTTGTGCCCCCTTAGTGCTttaattattgaattactcattaaaaaaaggtaGATGAACGAGTATAAACACAGTGAGAATTACTTTTGAATCATTTTCGTCAAATATTTCGCCAACAATTTCCTCAACGACATCTTCCAGGGTTACTATCTGTTTCATCACAAAACAAGTTAGAGACAAGCTGTGCAACATGGtgaatttttaacaaaaacatCAGAAGTTCAATAGTTCAATTCAACGATGAATGAAGAACATACCCCTACAGTTCCACCATATTCGTTAAGAACAACGGCCATGTGAACCTTTCGGATGCGAAACTCCCTAAGAAGATTCCAGACGGACATTGAATCTGCAAAATGGATTATACTACTTTATGCATTGGAAAATTGAGGACCATAAtcagtccaaaacaaaattaagaacCGGATGGTGTACACTGTTGTTCCAAATGAAGACAGACAAATGCCTGCTGCAGTCAAAGCACACCTAGATTCAATGATACGAATCCTAAGATATTCAGCTCTATGCAAACATCAACTGATGACCAAACTGCTAAATCTGTCAACAAGAACATGAGACCGGACTCATGTAGCATGAACCATAACATGAACAAATGCTAGAACTGTAAGTGAGAGCATGAGGCCAAACTCATTTAACATGGAATCATGTTGATTAAAAAATGATTTCATATCTACAGGGGAAAGAAATTATAAGTAGTGTAACCACTACTTATCAGAACAGGAGCTTCAAACGACCAACCAAGAAACAGAAACTTCAAAAAGTACAGACAACTTCAACCATGAACAGCCTATAACTGCTTAAAGGGCTGTCCAGCGCCAACTTGATACTATGTTAAATAACACAATCAGAAGTGTAAAGTAATGGTGGCAAAACTTTACAAATCACTTGGCCTAGTATCATGCAGCAACATCAGCTCCAGTGTCCTGAACTCATACATTTCATTCAATGACTCCTACTGATTATGAGCATGAcctaaataaaatttgttacaGCGAACAGAGCACTTGGAACTCAATGTACCAGAACAACAGATTAGACAGTTGGGTGGAACCCAAAGGATTTAAACCTTAACGCATCCCCAAGGCTTTCCTGGAATGGGGCCAATACCAAAACCCAGCAAAGGTTATAGACATTGCCAAATCAGTTAAGCAACCACCACCGAGGGACATCAGTTCCATTGAACCATTTTATTTCCAGAAATGGTTTTGTTTATAAAGTATACAAGTCAGAATTATAACTGCAATAAATGcacaagaaaattaagagagaGCAATATACAATGACTATCCAATCTAGAATACATGTGTTTATCAGAACTTAGCATAATACAAAGAATTACCAGGCACAAAGTAAGCAGGTTTCTGAGCCATATCCCCAACAGTAGTACTTTCTAGTAGCTCACCcttcaaaatcaaacatatTCACAGTTCTGCGCActatgagattttttttattcaattaataaacaaagaataTGCATCTCATAGAGAGATAAATAGGAGTACAAACTGTCCGACCTTCTGAACATAATCCAATAGAtccattgcatatgcaattcCTACTATATTGTCAACACGCTGCTCAAAAACAGGCACCCTATAAGAAGAATGTTCAAAATATTATCAGCTGAAGGCACTACAGAACTATTCACCATACCACTAAAATTTTGGATTACCTTGAATATTGATGAGTTACCCACAAGTCGTGAAAATCAACTAGTGTTGCACTAGCATCGATGGCAACTACATCTACAAGAGGAGTCATCACCTCTCTAACATGCGTATCTTTTATCTCCAGCACATTTTCAATCATATCCTGCAAAAGgatttatttttccaataaaAAGTGTATCTTAAATAAGGAACTTCGAGCACAAAACTTTACAATTAATAAACTTAAAAGGGGGGATGGGGGTAGTAATGGGATGATGAAAGGAGCACAAGTGTTATTATAGAGAATAAAGATGTTGGAATTTCATGTTCATGACAAGCATCATATTCTACAAAACAGGAGAAATAAAATGCCTATGGACTGGCTAGATGACGCACATACACACATGCACATATATAAATGGGAATGTCTTCTTTTGCCAGATATCTGGAATGTTTTTTTTGCTATGCTGTAAATCAGTACCACCCCTTCAGGCATAACACGACCTGATAATTTGTTCATATTAACAGTCTGGCAACACAACAAGGAGGCAATGACTTTTTGCCAAATACTGTCAAGTTATGTTGTCATACAGTCAAACAGGAACACATATTAAAGCATGATTCCACCTGATCAATGGTTCAGATTAATAGCTTAGTACCATAACATGCCAGACAGTTTGGCATCCACACCGTTGCTCAGATATATTCTTGTTTAAAAGTATGATCCAGATTGATAATTTAACATTAGATATGGCAAAAGAGCATTactgtatatacacatatataaacAGAGATATTTTGAAACTGAAGTTCATGGAGAAATTCCATGTGGAAGTTAATCCAGAAGCAAACATTTTTCTCTTCATGCACAAAAATTTCTCTAGGATAGATTGTAGTGTTACTAAAAATTCCCCACGTCCCAAACAAAGCTGTGGGTGTCAATAACAGCCCAGCTACTCTTTCAAGTGCCTTGATAAATCCAATAGTTTGAAATTATTACTTTTACATCCCCACCCCActgtctctcttctctccatTTACAACAGGACCTCGACTAGTCAAATAGTATCTCACAAAATGTATTTCTTAGGAAGATTTTCACTCATCAAAGACAGGATAACAGCAAAATGCCTGCCATATTAAATCTTCACATATAACATAAAGATTTGGTGGAAACATATTGAAAAAACAATAGAATACTTGATGGCAGAAGCATTGAATTGAGAGCTGATAACATGGATTTTCTTCATTATACTCAGAAAACGAATATTTCTTTTGCAACTTGGAAGTAATGCAGcagaataaaatatttatgggAAACCAAAAACTATTCAAGTACCTGTTCTTCCTCCTCTATTGCCCCACTTAACTCTGCCCCCCGCAGCATCAATTTTAACTCCTCCTCAGTAACATACGGTTCACTGATCATAGAAAAGGTGTAAAACAACGGCATAATTTTCAAGAAGAACATTTTCAtagtaaacaaaaaacatCCGTAAACAATATTAACAGGTACAAGTTCAATATTCCATACATCTAATTCTCTCTTATCCATAAAATGAAAGCAACACCTTTATGTATTTATCAGGTTAAAAGAAAGATAGCCTTCACAATACTCTAGCATGGTAGATGTTCCACTTACTATCAAGAAACACATGAGATAACAGTCCAAAGATTATGTTAAACTTAATGCATCCAACCCACAACCAATTGGCTAGGTGAAGAGACCGAAGGCCATACATATTATTATGCATGGCTTAGAATTTCTGATATGGGATTCTATATTCTCAACACGCCCCTCACGTGTGGCAAGACTGATCCAAACACGTGGATCAATTATATAGATGATATGGAGTGTGTGCGGTTGTTGGACCAGACACGTGGAGCATTGGCTTTGACACCATGTTAAATTTAGAGCATCCAACCTAGAACCATTTTGGT belongs to Prunus persica cultivar Lovell chromosome G4, Prunus_persica_NCBIv2, whole genome shotgun sequence and includes:
- the LOC18779753 gene encoding DUF21 domain-containing protein At1g55930, chloroplastic → MALESSILTLPRYNSCSKSWSFMCCNRQTKFPMKVLLQNNRYPFQLGANCIGNSGFRGILGPRCEGVDLFVNRARLQALADDNESSGSADAVSGSKFDFVKELVKCGIVLAAMVCGVLIYGCRRAFAVEGVVNAGYGVIGQSILLLRNAWPKTLQVLQLFKEQGLILALLLGLSAFFSMAETSITTLWPWKVRELAEKESEDGVFKLLRNDVTRFLTTILIGTTVVNIGATALVTDAATAIFGEAGVSAATGVMTVAILLLTEITPKSVAVHNPTEVARFVVRPVAWLSLVLYPVGRVVTYLSMGMLKILGLKGRSEPYVTEEELKLMLRGAELSGAIEEEEQDMIENVLEIKDTHVREVMTPLVDVVAIDASATLVDFHDLWVTHQYSRVPVFEQRVDNIVGIAYAMDLLDYVQKGELLESTTVGDMAQKPAYFVPDSMSVWNLLREFRIRKVHMAVVLNEYGGTVGIVTLEDVVEEIVGEIFDENDSKEEIQKKTGYIVMRAEGIFDVDANTSIDQLSEDLNVKMPEGHQYETVSGFICEAFGYIPRTGESIKVVLEKEIEEEIDESKSDNQDKKDKKDKKEKHQIFKIEILAGNARKVGSVRFERIENDAATVETKEVTRLVPKIMKRKWSTDHDSDGTVYDEDSFQKKPQNTISDEHEDNVDNLSIH